In the genome of Yersinia enterocolitica, the window AAATTTATATGGCATCAGCTCGGTATCATGCACCACATGAGGTAACATGGCCTTAGCCAAGTCTACTTTGGTTTCTTTATCAGTTAGGTCGCCCGTATATTGCTCGATCTCATCTTCTATATTATCTACATAGCGACGCAGTGCAGCTTGCATAATAGCTTCACGACGATGAATTGATGCGGCGCCACAACAAAAAGCCGCATTAGCCCAATTACGTCGGCGTAAAATAACATCGTAAAACATTTGCGGATCATTAAAAAAGGGATCATGCCCCACAGTAAGCGGGCCAACCAATTTTTCAATCCCTTTACCAACAAAATAACCTGCTGAACCTAATTTTTTCTTTGCCCATTCAGGTAATCGCTTGCCCTGTGGTAAATCATAAAACCACTGAGGAGTCTGGACCCAGGCAACATCAACATCACGAAAATAACCCAAAGTATGAGTCAATATTGTGGGGAAAACTCGGGTATCTGCATCACAGATAATAATAAAGTCACCGTCCGTCATATCCAGCCCGTGGCGGAGATTACCTGCTTTGTAACCGATATTATTTTCCCGACTTAAGTAATTAACCCCCTCTTCTTTTGCAACAACCTCCATTTCGCTTCGTTTACCATCATCTAATACATGAATGCGATAATCCAAGGAGAAGGGATAAGTTACGGCGAGTGCATCCCGAATCGATAAACGCACTAATTCGACATCTTCATTATAGGTGGCAATAAACAAATCAACTTTTATCTGACGCCTTTCTTGCATCTCTTCCGCGGCTATACAGTCATCGATTGTTTCAGGTACTGGGAGTACAGGAATATCTCTGACTTTCCAGAGGTTGATAGTGAATAAAACAGAACCAATATAGGCTAGTGTTTCAGCCATTACCAAAGGGATGGAATACCAAAGCGCATCGTAATTCAGTGAATTCATCCAGCGCCAGCGGATATAATTTGCCCCCAAGATAAGCGCTGCAACCGCCAGACTTTGCCATAAAAACTCAGTAGCCCAATGAGTTTTGAGTGGTGATGGTGGTTTCCTGTTTTCAAACGAAGAGAAATAAAAAGCCATTATCACAACCTCAGTCAATCCATGAAGATAAGTGAGATAAATCAGCCCATTTTAAGGGGGAGTTCGAAGAGCATTATTTTATGAATAAACATAATTTTTACGCCTACTCTTCTATTTTCTTTATCAGCGATAGATAATTGATGCCCTCTTCCACTTTATAAC includes:
- a CDS encoding cellulose synthase, with amino-acid sequence MAFYFSSFENRKPPSPLKTHWATEFLWQSLAVAALILGANYIRWRWMNSLNYDALWYSIPLVMAETLAYIGSVLFTINLWKVRDIPVLPVPETIDDCIAAEEMQERRQIKVDLFIATYNEDVELVRLSIRDALAVTYPFSLDYRIHVLDDGKRSEMEVVAKEEGVNYLSRENNIGYKAGNLRHGLDMTDGDFIIICDADTRVFPTILTHTLGYFRDVDVAWVQTPQWFYDLPQGKRLPEWAKKKLGSAGYFVGKGIEKLVGPLTVGHDPFFNDPQMFYDVILRRRNWANAAFCCGAASIHRREAIMQAALRRYVDNIEDEIEQYTGDLTDKETKVDLAKAMLPHVVHDTELMPYKFHVSEDIYTSIVLHGDPGRKWRSVMHPQIESKMLSPQDLLTWMIQRFKYAAGSMDIALHDRLFTSKRIKLSAIQKLMYGTTFWSYFACIWNTVFLIAPLIYLFTGIPPVSTYSSPFYLHFLPFMIVSELAFMFGTWGISAWDGKSSFLALFSMNLRALDTVLRGEKIKFHVTPKERQQGNFLSLVKPQLAIIGLTLLGLIWGAIQIAVGNIKDPSGFVINIFWGAANIAAMMPMVLAAFWQPEHAESTGQEGA